A region from the Ichthyobacterium seriolicida genome encodes:
- a CDS encoding tetratricopeptide repeat protein, producing the protein MKKYLFLTYLLLSGIMVFADEKESKFQRANSLYDEKKYTEAIKIYESILDEDFISDAIYFNMGNSYYKLGNIGKAILYYERAIKLNRDDSDILFNLKLSKNKTVDNIEELPIPITSKLWDSLTSVMQYEEWGYISVISSFLFAVLFSLFYLRSEPNIKKTAFIISIMSLVVMVLSVAISDYIKNNMLLKKQAIVMVNNTYIKGAPSSHAKDVFMLHEGAKVCVLDEIIDWKKIELPDGKTGWATSKDLEDI; encoded by the coding sequence ATGAAAAAATATCTTTTTTTGACATACCTCTTGTTATCAGGCATAATGGTTTTTGCCGATGAAAAGGAAAGCAAATTCCAAAGAGCTAACTCATTATATGATGAAAAAAAATACACGGAAGCTATAAAAATATATGAATCAATATTAGATGAAGACTTTATATCTGATGCTATATATTTCAATATGGGGAATAGTTATTATAAATTGGGAAACATAGGTAAGGCTATATTGTACTATGAAAGAGCTATAAAATTAAATAGAGATGATTCGGATATCCTATTCAATTTGAAATTATCAAAAAATAAGACCGTAGATAATATAGAAGAATTGCCGATACCTATCACTTCTAAATTATGGGATAGTCTCACGAGTGTGATGCAATATGAAGAGTGGGGATACATATCGGTAATATCTAGTTTTTTATTTGCTGTGCTTTTTTCTTTATTCTATCTAAGAAGTGAACCTAATATAAAAAAAACTGCTTTTATAATATCTATAATGAGTTTAGTTGTTATGGTATTGTCTGTTGCTATTAGTGATTATATAAAGAATAACATGCTTCTAAAAAAACAAGCTATAGTAATGGTGAATAACACTTATATAAAAGGAGCTCCTAGTTCACATGCTAAAGATGTTTTTATGTTACACGAAGGGGCTAAAGTATGTGTGTTGGATGAGATAATAGATTGGAAAAAAATCGAGTTACCAGATGGTAAAACAGGGTGGGCAACATCTAAAGACCTAGAAGATATTTAG
- the panB gene encoding 3-methyl-2-oxobutanoate hydroxymethyltransferase, with protein sequence MSLSIQNDFIKVTTNSLRKMKDAKQKISMLTAYDYSMAKIVDRAGVDVILVGDSASNVMAGHETTLPITLDQMIYHACSVVRACKRALIVVDLPFGSYQGNSKEALNSAIRIMKETGAHSIKLEGGKDILESVNRIVTAGIPVMGHLGLTPQSIYKFGTYKVRAKELEEAKQLIEDAKELEKVGCFAIVLEKIPSELAKKVAEQISIPVIGIGAGKHVDGQVLVIHDMLGINNKFNPRFLKKYLSLYEEMSNAISTYVTEVKEGVFPSEEESY encoded by the coding sequence ATGTCATTATCAATACAAAATGATTTTATAAAAGTCACTACTAATTCATTGAGAAAGATGAAAGATGCTAAACAGAAAATATCTATGCTCACAGCCTATGATTACTCCATGGCAAAAATAGTAGATAGAGCAGGTGTGGATGTAATTTTAGTGGGTGATTCGGCATCTAATGTGATGGCTGGGCACGAAACTACATTGCCTATTACACTAGATCAGATGATATATCACGCTTGCTCTGTGGTGAGAGCCTGTAAAAGAGCCTTAATAGTGGTGGATTTACCTTTTGGATCTTATCAAGGAAATTCCAAAGAAGCCCTTAATTCAGCTATAAGAATTATGAAAGAGACAGGGGCACATTCCATAAAATTAGAAGGAGGTAAAGACATCTTAGAATCTGTAAATAGAATAGTAACCGCAGGGATTCCTGTGATGGGACACCTAGGTTTAACTCCTCAATCTATATATAAATTCGGAACATATAAAGTGAGGGCAAAAGAATTAGAGGAAGCTAAACAGCTCATAGAAGATGCTAAAGAACTCGAGAAAGTTGGATGTTTTGCAATAGTTTTAGAAAAAATTCCATCGGAACTGGCAAAAAAAGTAGCCGAGCAAATCAGTATTCCTGTAATAGGCATAGGAGCAGGCAAACACGTAGATGGTCAGGTTTTGGTAATCCACGATATGTTAGGAATAAACAATAAGTTCAATCCAAGATTTTTAAAAAAATACCTATCTCTATACGAAGAGATGAGCAATGCAATATCCACTTATGTAACAGAGGTAAAAGAAGGTGTTTTCCCAAGTGAAGAAGAATCTTACTGA
- a CDS encoding transposase encodes MLEKLERDHRLIHYYSKLLPDTRDSRFITYTRKQQLKQRVYMIMLGYEDAXDVNHLHNDPFIQRCSSR; translated from the coding sequence ATGCTTGAAAAACTAGAAAGAGATCATAGATTGATTCATTATTACAGTAAACTTTTGCCTGATACTCGAGACTCTAGATTTATTACTTATACCAGAAAGCAACAGTTAAAACAAAGGGTTTATATGATCATGTTAGGCTATGAAGACGCCNATGATGTTAATCATTTACATAACGATCCTTTTATTCAAAGATGTTCTTCAAGGTGA
- a CDS encoding transposase → MFLLLKQKIKKTSFEVSKKWLISSIRTYLLKVGATIKITKKQIYYQLSRSFVYKGLFREIITQ, encoded by the coding sequence ATGTTTTTATTACTGAAACAGAAAATAAAGAAAACAAGTTTTGAAGTATCTAAAAAATGGTTAATCAGTTCAATTAGAACATATCTTCTCAAGGTAGGAGCAACGATTAAAATTACCAAAAAGCAAATCTATTACCAGCTATCTAGATCTTTTGTTTACAAGGGTTTATTTCGGGAAATTATTACCCAGTAG
- the yidC gene encoding membrane protein insertase YidC, with protein sequence MQQQKTDINSLIGFILIGLIMAWFIYNQPPVEQTSQPQANISSTQENKIIQKGVSWDSADQTNKKEHSRVEKKEVISTIENELLEIKVSNKGGQIVEVRMKEYSTFDKTPLFLIKDNSSHFDISLVDKDNEIIKTSNMYFEPELKKNTLFMKSHISETEYIEYVYNIKPDDYTIDLSVKSKGLGRVLMPQKEIELDWKMKAIVHEKDKVYENDHTEMYYKKEDDQIDYLSTRGVDEIKENQVNWIAFKQHFFSTVLLLDDEKFERASLKSEVLEDDLKHTKLFSAQMPIKPSENGEINKSLKWYFGPNKIEVLEKYDTHLGELVPLGWGIFGWVNSLLIYPVFLFFKNMGFSVGLSILFLTIIVKLLLSPISYKNFLSSSKMRVIRPEIDELNRKFKDADPMKRQQETMNLYRKAGVNPMAGCLPMLLQIPILFAMFRFFPVAFELRHESFLWATDLASYDSIFDFGFYIPLYGDHISLFAILMAISTLLYTKLSGTAGMGQPTQPGMPNMKVMIYVMPFMMILFFNNYASGLSYYYLTANVISILQIFVIKKFFIDEEAIHAKMQENKKKPLKKSKWQTRIENISKEMEKNKGKK encoded by the coding sequence ATGCAACAACAAAAAACAGATATCAATTCATTAATAGGATTTATACTGATAGGGCTGATAATGGCTTGGTTTATATATAATCAACCACCTGTAGAACAGACCTCTCAACCTCAAGCAAACATCTCTTCTACCCAAGAAAATAAAATAATACAAAAGGGAGTTTCTTGGGATTCTGCAGATCAGACAAATAAAAAAGAGCATAGCAGAGTAGAAAAAAAAGAAGTTATTTCGACTATAGAAAACGAATTGTTAGAGATAAAAGTCAGTAACAAAGGAGGTCAAATAGTTGAAGTTAGGATGAAAGAGTACAGCACTTTCGATAAGACTCCCCTATTTCTCATAAAAGACAATAGTAGCCATTTTGATATATCCCTTGTTGACAAGGACAACGAGATTATAAAAACCTCGAATATGTATTTCGAACCAGAGTTAAAGAAAAACACTCTTTTTATGAAATCTCATATCTCTGAAACCGAATACATAGAATATGTATACAATATAAAGCCCGATGATTATACGATAGATTTAAGTGTCAAATCAAAAGGACTAGGCAGAGTATTAATGCCTCAAAAAGAAATAGAGTTAGATTGGAAAATGAAGGCCATCGTACATGAAAAAGATAAAGTCTATGAAAATGATCATACAGAGATGTATTACAAAAAAGAGGATGATCAAATAGATTATCTATCCACAAGAGGTGTAGATGAGATAAAAGAAAACCAAGTGAATTGGATAGCCTTTAAGCAACATTTCTTCAGTACTGTTTTACTCTTAGATGATGAAAAATTTGAGAGGGCATCTCTGAAATCAGAGGTATTAGAAGACGATCTAAAACACACCAAACTCTTTTCTGCACAAATGCCTATAAAGCCATCTGAAAATGGTGAAATAAATAAATCATTGAAATGGTATTTCGGGCCAAATAAAATAGAAGTTTTAGAAAAATACGATACTCATTTAGGGGAGTTAGTACCTCTTGGATGGGGAATTTTTGGTTGGGTAAATAGCTTGTTGATCTATCCCGTATTTCTATTTTTCAAAAATATGGGCTTTAGTGTTGGGTTATCTATTTTGTTTCTCACTATAATAGTCAAGTTATTACTCTCACCTATTAGTTATAAGAACTTTTTATCTAGTTCTAAGATGCGTGTCATCAGGCCAGAGATCGATGAATTAAATAGAAAATTCAAAGATGCAGATCCTATGAAAAGGCAACAGGAAACCATGAATTTATATCGCAAGGCAGGTGTGAATCCTATGGCTGGGTGTCTTCCCATGTTATTACAGATTCCTATATTATTTGCTATGTTCAGGTTTTTTCCGGTAGCCTTTGAGCTCAGACACGAATCCTTTTTATGGGCAACTGATTTAGCTTCTTACGACAGCATATTCGATTTTGGTTTTTATATTCCTCTGTATGGAGATCATATAAGTCTGTTTGCCATACTAATGGCTATATCTACTCTTTTATATACTAAACTGTCTGGTACAGCAGGCATGGGGCAACCTACACAACCGGGCATGCCTAATATGAAAGTTATGATATATGTAATGCCTTTTATGATGATTTTATTTTTCAACAATTATGCTTCTGGATTGAGTTATTACTATCTGACTGCCAATGTAATTAGCATATTACAGATTTTTGTAATAAAGAAATTTTTTATAGATGAAGAGGCTATACATGCCAAAATGCAAGAAAATAAAAAGAAACCTCTAAAAAAATCTAAATGGCAGACCAGAATAGAAAACATCTCCAAGGAAATGGAGAAAAACAAGGGTAAGAAATAA
- a CDS encoding IS1380 family transposase has protein sequence MLIIYITILLFKDVLQGDLASQPTISRFENSFDKQAVFKFCDAWLYKYVSSLSDRKRIVIDVDSTDDPTHGSQQLSMFNGYYSQFMYNELFFHDGKTGQIILPVLRPGNSHSNKWYVSILKRIIIKIRESHPEMEIIIRSDSGFSCAPFYQLVDDFDLLYVTGIASNEVLKRKVSWSKNAVKKMYLDQGEKHQHFMSFTYKAKSWHKPQQCYSKVESTGLGMNIRHFSSNLPQKDAREIYFDFYVKRGDSSENRIKEVKNMCFSDRLSNHSFLANFFRLMMSSLAYEMFLLLKQKIKKTRFEVAKKWLISSIRTYLLKVGATIKITKRRIYYQLSKSFXTRVYFGKLLPQ, from the coding sequence ATGTTAATCATTTACATAACGATCCTTTTATTCAAAGATGTTCTTCAAGGTGATTTGGCTTCTCAACCTACTATATCAAGATTTGAGAATAGCTTTGACAAACAAGCTGTTTTTAAGTTTTGTGATGCGTGGTTATACAAATATGTTTCAAGTTTATCTGATCGTAAGAGAATAGTTATTGACGTAGATTCAACTGATGATCCAACTCATGGCAGTCAACAATTGTCAATGTTTAACGGTTATTATAGTCAATTCATGTACAATGAACTATTTTTTCATGATGGAAAAACAGGACAGATTATCCTTCCTGTACTCCGCCCAGGAAATAGTCATTCTAATAAATGGTATGTGAGTATTTTAAAGCGAATAATTATCAAAATACGTGAGAGTCACCCAGAGATGGAAATAATTATTAGAAGTGATAGCGGCTTTAGTTGCGCTCCTTTTTACCAATTAGTAGATGATTTTGATTTACTATATGTGACAGGCATAGCGAGCAATGAAGTTTTAAAAAGAAAGGTATCTTGGTCAAAAAATGCTGTAAAAAAAATGTATTTAGATCAGGGAGAGAAGCACCAACATTTTATGAGTTTTACGTACAAAGCCAAGAGTTGGCACAAGCCTCAACAGTGCTATTCTAAAGTTGAGAGTACAGGATTAGGGATGAACATAAGGCATTTTTCTAGTAATCTTCCCCAAAAGGATGCTAGAGAAATTTACTTTGACTTTTATGTGAAAAGAGGTGATTCAAGTGAAAATAGAATAAAAGAAGTTAAAAATATGTGTTTTTCTGATCGTTTGTCAAATCATAGTTTTCTTGCTAATTTTTTTCGACTTATGATGAGTAGTCTTGCCTATGAAATGTTTTTATTACTGAAACAGAAGATAAAGAAAACAAGATTTGAAGTAGCAAAAAAATGGTTAATCAGTTCGATTAGAACCTATCTTCTCAAGGTAGGAGCAACGATTAAAATTACCAAAAGGCGAATCTATTATCAGCTATCTAAATCTTTTNNTACAAGGGTTTATTTCGGGAAATTATTACCCCAGTAA
- a CDS encoding ATP-binding cassette domain-containing protein — translation MKNYLNGEVLGRKKYLRDLSKGNQKEVGITADMMWNPKVLVLDEPFANLDPIRDKNLEQL, via the coding sequence TTGAAGAATTATCTTAATGGGGAAGTTCTAGGTAGAAAAAAATATTTGAGAGATTTAAGTAAAGGTAATCAAAAGGAAGTTGGAATCACAGCGGATATGATGTGGAATCCCAAAGTATTAGTTTTAGATGAACCGTTTGCTAATCTAGATCCTATTAGGGATAAAAATCTGGAGCAACTTTAG
- a CDS encoding tail fiber domain-containing protein codes for MKRNIFFISFCLLTVVSESLFSKTFPDRLSYQILVRDDKGNVLRDSFIKIRISLFINDASLGEKTVYSEIHRVRTSSDGVASLKIGDGDRTQDYNALKLTDLDWEVPHMIKTELDLNNNGQYDIKKSGDLLSVPYAIYANTARKIIVVNNLSSHSSAIPLSANQGRILSERIQTKIHKNKIVNNLNSTDATEVLSAAQGKKLKVEIDNKLDSSFKVDVLDELTSTDASKALSANQGRILSERIQTKIDKSKIVNNLNSTDATEVLSAAQGKVLKAEIGTKLNISDIADNLTTNNATRALSANQGKVLKAEIGTKLNRSDVVNNLTTNDATKALSAAQGKVLKLEIDTKLNISDIADNLTTNNPNKALSAAQGKVLSDGLKNKIDKSKIINNLNSTDVTEVLSAAQGKVLKTEIGTKLNISDVVNNLTTNDATKALSAAQGKVLKTELGTKLNISDVVNNLTTNDATKALSAAQGKVLKTELGTKLNIFDIVDDLVTNDPAKALSAAQGKKLDEKINKNKILIKDPRDNIITKWSGKGSNGTSGGTAGTAAYTGRENVFLGISSGNAITTGYQNTAFGFESLRDNTIGYRNTSIGAYSLAFNTRGYRNTSIGYASLYNLADGGKNIGIGSHPLYEMTTGNKNIAVGTSALFNVTTGNSNIVIGNDAGFYIANGSTVLTESTNSIFIGDNVKALADNSLNEIVIGDDATGKGNNTVVIGKEGSITSTHLGGILHSAGFNKRSKMMIGFTYNVGDVVLYDWVFYKRTGSSVTITKTTPNPPSDPNWEDISSYNLLKVGTNNLITKWSGKGSNGTSGGVAGAVSGTGEKNSFLGIKSGNAITTGYQNTAFGFESLRDNTIGYRNTSIGAYSLAFNTSGDLNTSIGYASLYRLVDGEKNVGIGSHPLYEITRGSKNIAIGSFTLHKITTGSENTAIGANALYGVTTGSKNIAIGSDAGFYIANGSTALQASNNSIFIGDNAKALANNSLNEIVIGNDATGKGNNTVVIGKENSIISTHLGGILHSAGFNKRSKMSGFTYNVGDVVLYDWVFYKRTGSAITITSTTPTPPSDPNWEDISSDNLRKVGTNNLITKWSGKGSNGTNGGTPGTITGTGAVTGTGKENSFLGISSGNAITSGDFNTAFGFESLRNNTAGHRNTSIGAYSLADNTIGDRNTSIGYSSLYKLADGGKNVAIGSHPLYEMTTGNNNVAIGPYALYEITTGDDNIAIGSEAGYYIDNGVTPLQISNKSTFIGNGVRAKANNSVNEIVIGAGAIGKGDNTVTIGNNRITQTHLKGAVFANTTLISSDKRLKSIIGISDKESDLKKLLDIEITDYSMRDTNKLGNQHFKKVIAQQIEGIVPNIVQKNSGVIPSVYEFSKSVKTIDNMTSITTKKSHGFSKGDMVRLVLDDDQDTSVEVKEIKSDNTFVVDLGGHSSLNKVFVYGKEVDDLRSVDYDGLTTLNISATQAVYDRMVELEKENDILKRDNSTIKEELSTTKEKVDVLIKALSKSDILSDEDIKGLIDNI; via the coding sequence ATGAAAAGAAATATTTTTTTTATATCATTTTGTTTACTCACAGTAGTTAGCGAATCATTATTCTCTAAGACTTTTCCCGATAGATTGAGTTATCAAATTCTAGTAAGAGATGATAAAGGTAATGTATTGAGGGATAGTTTTATCAAAATACGAATATCATTATTTATTAATGACGCTTCCCTTGGCGAGAAGACTGTATATAGCGAAATCCATAGAGTTAGGACTAGTAGTGACGGCGTAGCGTCTTTAAAGATAGGCGATGGAGATAGAACTCAAGATTATAACGCTCTCAAATTAACAGATTTAGATTGGGAAGTTCCTCATATGATTAAAACAGAATTAGATCTGAATAATAATGGACAATACGATATAAAGAAAAGTGGTGATTTGCTTAGTGTTCCATATGCTATATATGCTAATACTGCTAGAAAAATTATTGTTGTAAATAATCTAAGTTCTCATAGTAGTGCCATTCCTCTATCAGCTAATCAGGGCAGAATATTGTCTGAAAGGATACAAACTAAGATCCATAAGAATAAGATAGTAAATAATTTAAATAGCACTGATGCTACAGAGGTATTATCGGCAGCGCAAGGGAAGAAACTTAAGGTAGAAATAGACAATAAGTTAGATTCCAGTTTCAAAGTAGATGTGTTAGATGAATTAACGTCTACTGATGCGAGTAAAGCCTTATCAGCGAACCAGGGCAGAATATTGTCTGAAAGGATACAAACTAAGATTGATAAGAGTAAGATAGTAAATAATTTAAATAGCACTGATGCTACAGAGGTATTGTCGGCAGCACAAGGCAAAGTTCTTAAGGCAGAAATAGGTACTAAATTAAATATATCTGATATAGCAGATAATTTAACCACTAATAATGCCACTAGGGCCTTATCAGCAAATCAAGGGAAAGTTCTTAAGGCAGAAATAGGCACTAAATTAAATAGATCTGATGTGGTAAATAATTTAACCACTAATGATGCCACTAAGGCCTTATCAGCGGCACAGGGCAAAGTTCTTAAGTTAGAAATAGATACTAAATTAAATATATCTGATATAGCAGATAATTTAACCACTAATAATCCTAATAAGGCTTTATCAGCAGCACAAGGCAAAGTATTGTCAGATGGATTAAAAAACAAGATTGATAAGAGTAAGATAATAAATAATTTAAATAGCACTGATGTTACAGAGGTATTATCAGCAGCACAAGGCAAAGTTCTTAAGACAGAAATAGGCACTAAATTAAATATATCTGATGTAGTAAATAATTTAACCACTAATGATGCCACTAAGGCCTTATCAGCGGCACAAGGCAAAGTTCTTAAGACAGAACTAGGTACTAAATTAAATATATCTGATGTAGTAAATAATTTAACCACTAATGATGCCACTAAGGCCTTATCAGCGGCACAAGGCAAAGTTCTTAAGACAGAACTAGGTACTAAATTAAATATATTTGATATAGTAGATGATTTAGTTACTAATGATCCTGCTAAGGCCTTATCAGCAGCTCAGGGGAAGAAATTAGACGAAAAGATAAATAAAAACAAGATTCTTATAAAAGACCCAAGAGACAATATTATAACTAAATGGTCAGGAAAGGGCAGTAATGGAACTAGTGGAGGTACTGCTGGTACTGCTGCTTATACTGGTAGAGAAAATGTTTTTTTAGGTATAAGCTCTGGTAATGCCATAACCACTGGCTATCAGAATACGGCTTTTGGCTTTGAAAGTTTGAGAGATAATACTATAGGTTATAGAAATACTTCCATTGGCGCATATTCTCTCGCTTTTAACACTAGAGGTTACAGGAATACTTCTATTGGATATGCTTCTTTATACAACTTAGCAGATGGAGGAAAAAATATAGGAATAGGCTCACATCCTTTATATGAAATGACTACAGGGAATAAAAATATAGCTGTAGGGACATCTGCTTTATTTAATGTGACTACAGGTAATAGTAATATAGTTATAGGAAATGATGCTGGTTTTTATATTGCTAACGGATCAACAGTTCTCACTGAATCAACTAATTCTATTTTCATAGGAGATAATGTTAAAGCGCTAGCAGATAACAGTCTTAATGAGATAGTTATAGGTGATGACGCTACAGGAAAAGGAAATAATACGGTAGTCATAGGTAAGGAAGGTAGTATTACATCTACTCATTTAGGAGGTATATTGCACAGTGCAGGTTTTAACAAAAGAAGTAAAATGATGATAGGGTTTACTTATAATGTAGGTGATGTAGTTCTTTACGATTGGGTTTTTTATAAGAGAACTGGATCTTCTGTTACTATCACTAAAACCACCCCTAACCCACCTTCTGATCCTAATTGGGAAGATATTAGTTCTTATAACCTGCTAAAAGTAGGGACTAATAATCTCATAACTAAATGGTCAGGAAAGGGCAGTAATGGAACTAGTGGAGGTGTTGCTGGTGCTGTTTCCGGCACTGGTGAAAAAAATAGTTTTTTAGGTATAAAATCTGGTAATGCCATAACCACTGGCTATCAGAATACGGCTTTTGGCTTTGAAAGTTTGAGAGATAATACTATAGGTTATAGGAATACTTCTATTGGTGCATATTCTCTCGCTTTTAACACTAGTGGTGATCTGAATACTTCAATTGGATACGCTTCTTTATACCGATTAGTAGACGGAGAAAAAAACGTAGGAATAGGCTCACATCCTTTATATGAAATAACTAGAGGGAGTAAAAATATAGCTATAGGGTCATTTACTTTACATAAAATAACTACAGGGAGTGAAAACACAGCTATAGGAGCAAATGCTTTATATGGTGTAACTACAGGGAGTAAAAATATAGCTATAGGAAGTGACGCTGGTTTTTATATTGCTAATGGATCAACAGCTCTCCAGGCGTCAAATAATTCTATTTTTATAGGAGATAATGCTAAAGCGCTAGCAAATAACAGCCTTAATGAGATAGTTATAGGTAATGACGCTACAGGAAAAGGAAATAATACGGTAGTCATAGGTAAGGAAAATAGTATTATATCTACTCATTTAGGAGGTATATTGCACAGTGCAGGTTTTAACAAAAGAAGTAAAATGAGCGGGTTTACTTATAATGTAGGTGATGTAGTTCTTTACGATTGGGTTTTTTATAAGAGAACTGGATCTGCTATCACTATCACTAGCACCACGCCTACCCCACCTTCTGATCCTAATTGGGAAGATATTAGTTCTGATAACCTGCGAAAAGTAGGGACTAATAATCTCATAACTAAATGGTCAGGAAAGGGCAGTAATGGAACTAATGGAGGTACTCCTGGTACTATTACTGGGACTGGTGCTGTTACCGGTACTGGTAAAGAAAATAGTTTTTTAGGTATAAGCTCTGGTAATGCCATAACCTCTGGCGATTTTAATACGGCTTTTGGTTTTGAAAGTTTGAGAAATAATACTGCAGGTCATAGGAATACTTCTATTGGCGCATATTCTCTAGCTGATAACACTATAGGTGATAGGAATACTTCAATTGGATACTCTTCTTTATACAAATTAGCAGATGGAGGAAAAAATGTAGCAATAGGCTCACATCCTTTATATGAAATGACTACGGGGAATAATAATGTAGCTATAGGTCCATATGCTTTATATGAAATAACTACAGGTGATGATAATATAGCTATAGGAAGTGAAGCTGGTTATTATATTGATAACGGAGTAACACCTCTCCAGATATCAAATAAATCTACTTTCATAGGAAATGGTGTTAGAGCTAAAGCAAATAACAGCGTTAACGAAATAGTTATAGGGGCTGGTGCGATAGGAAAAGGGGATAATACTGTAACCATCGGTAATAATAGGATTACTCAAACACACTTAAAAGGAGCAGTTTTTGCAAATACTACACTAATCTCTTCTGATAAACGTCTCAAGAGCATAATAGGCATTTCAGATAAAGAATCAGACCTTAAAAAACTTTTAGATATAGAAATCACGGATTACAGTATGAGAGATACTAATAAACTAGGTAATCAGCATTTTAAGAAGGTAATAGCTCAGCAGATAGAAGGTATAGTTCCAAATATTGTACAAAAGAATAGTGGTGTTATTCCTAGCGTCTATGAATTTTCGAAATCGGTAAAAACTATTGATAATATGACATCAATTACTACAAAGAAATCTCACGGTTTTTCTAAGGGGGACATGGTAAGATTAGTTTTGGATGATGATCAAGATACTTCCGTTGAAGTAAAAGAGATAAAAAGCGATAATACTTTTGTGGTAGATTTAGGAGGTCATTCATCTTTAAATAAAGTATTTGTATATGGTAAGGAGGTAGATGATTTACGATCAGTAGATTACGATGGTCTCACTACATTGAATATCTCAGCCACACAAGCTGTTTACGATCGTATGGTAGAACTAGAAAAAGAGAATGATATTCTTAAGAGGGATAATAGTACTATTAAAGAGGAGCTTTCTACTACTAAAGAAAAAGTGGATGTTTTAATCAAAGCATTAAGTAAATCAGATATTCTCTCTGATGAAGATATTAAGGGTTTGATAGACAATATTTAG
- a CDS encoding transposase, with translation MRNKNTLFYRGKTSVELTFSSSEISSDGSLIMLEKLEPDHRLIHYYSKFLLDTRDSRFITYSRRYQLKQRVYMIMLGYQDANDVNHLQNDPFIXRCSSX, from the coding sequence ATGAGGAATAAAAACACATTATTTTATAGAGGGAAGACTTCTGTTGAATTAACTTTTTCATCATCAGAAATTAGTTCTGATGGATCTTTAATCATGCTTGAAAAACTAGAACCAGATCATAGATTGATTCATTATTACAGTAAGTTTTTACTTGATACTCGAGACTCTAGATTTATTACTTATAGCAGAAGGTATCAGTTAAAGCAAAGGGTTTATATGATCATGTTAGGCTATCAAGACGCCAATGATGTTAATCATTTACAGAATGATCCTTTTATTCNAAGATGTTCTTCANGGTAA